Proteins found in one Pseudodesulfovibrio sp. JC047 genomic segment:
- a CDS encoding glycosyltransferase: MPRPRYQTIIDEIGMKKSMPADKKQFEWFVNDGPDECPVVFLGLGPEPNKLLDWFGISDTDPLYFVECQEYVDQTDDDWNRTIPDNFIRIAADAFTAELAANAHVIRYLPAQRAFPSFYGPLTARLLLCKNPVARPQRLVWLPSRETDLLGKELGHAFEKAGYAVRFIDHEALGKHPGALLPELLEDGTPDLFLSINFKGLDHSGLCFHILKEAGVEVAVWMVDNPFNLLTSVKSGYWKSAKLFVTDHSFIEPLKDTGARWVEHLPLAASPHFFETHGQLPPHAHDIEDALVFVGRSEFPDKDKFFAGIHVDPTLMRPRDATTPPPRFDYFWWRKHLRNIQLWPGNQVRHIGAGAEMASMLWKNDCLTAAGDITIFGDDGWTSIDTADTRPVVDYYAHLPAIYRTASVTLNVTGMQLPAGLTQRHFDVWCAGGFLISDATPGLNIFPKELVEQITYSRPEEIRKLFARYHEETPAKKELRSAWRDCIRREHTYAHRVARLLNSLNF, from the coding sequence GTGCCCCGACCCCGTTATCAGACCATTATCGATGAAATCGGCATGAAAAAATCCATGCCAGCCGACAAAAAACAGTTTGAATGGTTCGTCAACGACGGCCCGGACGAGTGCCCGGTGGTCTTTCTGGGACTGGGACCAGAGCCGAACAAACTCCTCGACTGGTTTGGCATTTCCGACACCGACCCACTCTATTTTGTGGAATGTCAGGAATATGTTGACCAGACCGACGACGATTGGAACCGGACCATCCCCGACAATTTCATCAGGATTGCCGCCGACGCATTTACTGCCGAGCTTGCGGCCAACGCCCATGTCATCCGCTATCTCCCGGCACAACGGGCCTTCCCTTCATTTTACGGACCGCTCACCGCCCGGCTGCTCCTCTGCAAAAATCCGGTAGCCCGTCCGCAACGCCTGGTCTGGCTCCCGAGCCGCGAAACCGACCTGCTTGGCAAGGAGCTTGGACATGCCTTTGAAAAAGCCGGATATGCGGTCCGGTTCATCGACCACGAGGCCCTGGGCAAGCACCCGGGGGCACTGCTGCCGGAACTGCTTGAAGACGGCACACCGGACCTTTTTCTTTCAATCAATTTCAAAGGGCTTGACCACTCCGGTCTCTGCTTTCACATCCTGAAAGAAGCCGGTGTGGAGGTCGCGGTCTGGATGGTGGACAACCCGTTCAACCTGCTGACCAGCGTTAAATCCGGGTATTGGAAATCGGCAAAACTCTTTGTCACGGACCACAGTTTTATCGAGCCGCTCAAGGACACCGGGGCACGCTGGGTCGAGCATCTTCCCTTGGCTGCAAGTCCCCATTTTTTCGAGACGCACGGCCAATTGCCACCCCATGCGCACGATATCGAAGACGCCCTTGTCTTTGTCGGTCGCTCCGAATTCCCGGACAAGGACAAGTTTTTCGCCGGGATCCACGTTGACCCGACGCTCATGCGCCCACGAGACGCGACCACTCCACCGCCGCGCTTCGATTATTTCTGGTGGCGCAAGCATTTGCGAAACATCCAGCTCTGGCCCGGCAATCAGGTTCGCCACATCGGTGCCGGGGCGGAAATGGCAAGTATGCTCTGGAAAAATGATTGTCTGACCGCAGCCGGGGATATCACCATTTTTGGTGATGACGGCTGGACCTCCATCGACACGGCAGACACCCGCCCGGTGGTTGATTATTACGCGCACCTTCCCGCCATCTATCGCACAGCGTCAGTCACCCTGAACGTCACGGGAATGCAACTCCCGGCTGGCCTGACCCAACGCCATTTCGACGTCTGGTGTGCCGGAGGATTCCTGATTTCCGACGCCACCCCCGGCCTGAACATTTTCCCCAAGGAACTGGTCGAGCAGATAACGTACTCCCGACCCGAGGAAATCCGAAAGCTATTCGCCCGATATCATGAGGAAACCCCGGCCAAAAAAGAACTTCGATCGGCCTGGCGCGACTGCATACGACGAGAACACACCTACGCACATCGCGTGGCAAGACTCTTGAATAGCTTAAATTTTTAA
- a CDS encoding RlmE family RNA methyltransferase: MKQYQDKYFKRAKKENYAARSVYKLKEMDKRFHIFKQGQTVLDLGAAPGSWTQFAGEKVGKRGRVLGVDLQSTRHSFAENITFLQADVFSDSPELLEAIEPLAPFDVIISDMAPKTTGIKFADQANSLELCQRAFEVAQKYLKKGGNFAVKIFEGGEINDYRNEIRPHFGKIKNFKPHSSRAESKEIFIVALGFRGREA; encoded by the coding sequence ATGAAACAATATCAGGATAAGTACTTCAAACGAGCCAAAAAGGAAAATTACGCCGCCCGCTCGGTCTACAAGCTGAAGGAGATGGATAAACGATTCCATATCTTCAAGCAGGGACAGACCGTGCTCGACCTTGGCGCTGCGCCGGGTTCCTGGACGCAGTTCGCCGGGGAAAAGGTGGGAAAGCGAGGCCGTGTGCTGGGCGTGGACTTGCAGTCTACCAGGCATTCTTTTGCAGAAAACATCACGTTTTTGCAGGCTGACGTGTTTTCGGATTCGCCGGAATTGCTGGAAGCCATCGAACCGTTGGCCCCTTTTGACGTCATTATTAGTGACATGGCTCCAAAAACAACGGGAATCAAGTTCGCGGATCAGGCGAATTCATTGGAGTTGTGCCAACGCGCTTTTGAGGTGGCCCAGAAATACCTCAAAAAGGGCGGTAACTTTGCGGTCAAGATTTTTGAAGGTGGCGAGATCAACGACTACCGAAATGAGATCAGGCCGCATTTTGGCAAGATCAAGAACTTCAAACCCCATAGCTCGCGCGCTGAAAGCAAGGAAATATTTATTGTCGCGCTTGGCTTTCGGGGCAGAGAAGCGTAG
- a CDS encoding YebC/PmpR family DNA-binding transcriptional regulator, translating into MAGHSKWANIQHRKGRQDAKRAKFFTKAAKDIILAAKAGGGNPEDNSTLRLAIQKAKAVNLPKDKIDNAIKKGTGELDGGDILEILYEGYGPGGVAMMVEVATDNKNRIVAEIRHAFTKHGGNMAEAGAVSYMFNKKGVIVFNKEKYTEDDLMEIGLEAGAEDIIDDGDSLTVHTEPSDFMAVQQAFVDAGMEYESAEVDQVAENLVPVDIATGKKVMALFETLEDNDDTQKVYLNADFPDELFDEE; encoded by the coding sequence ATGGCCGGACATAGTAAATGGGCAAATATTCAACATCGCAAGGGACGCCAGGACGCCAAACGGGCGAAATTTTTTACCAAAGCTGCCAAGGATATTATCCTGGCTGCCAAGGCCGGCGGCGGCAACCCCGAGGATAACTCCACGTTGCGTTTGGCTATTCAGAAAGCCAAGGCCGTGAACCTGCCCAAGGACAAGATTGACAACGCCATCAAAAAGGGAACCGGCGAGCTGGATGGTGGCGACATTCTGGAAATCTTGTATGAAGGGTATGGTCCCGGTGGCGTTGCCATGATGGTTGAAGTTGCCACGGACAACAAGAATCGTATTGTTGCCGAGATTCGGCACGCTTTTACGAAACACGGCGGAAACATGGCTGAAGCCGGTGCGGTTTCGTACATGTTCAACAAGAAAGGCGTCATTGTCTTCAACAAGGAAAAGTACACCGAAGACGACCTGATGGAAATCGGTCTGGAAGCGGGTGCCGAAGATATCATTGATGACGGCGATTCTTTGACTGTTCACACGGAGCCGTCCGATTTCATGGCGGTCCAGCAGGCCTTTGTCGATGCCGGTATGGAGTATGAATCCGCCGAAGTCGATCAGGTCGCCGAAAATCTGGTGCCAGTGGATATTGCAACCGGCAAGAAAGTCATGGCTCTGTTCGAGACGTTGGAAGACAACGACGATACGCAGAAAGTGTATCTCAACGCCGACTTCCCGGACGAACTGTTCGACGAAGAATAG
- the ruvC gene encoding crossover junction endodeoxyribonuclease RuvC has translation MSDNGLIVLGLDPGTRVTGYGFVRERSGQVELVETGTIRTPVKKDMAVRLGVIFDRLQELIEKHAPAEAAIENVFVSKNPSSALKLGQARGACMAACATNGIPMGEYEPTKVKKNIVGVGNAPKSQVAFMVAHTLGEKKPDWPEDASDALAIAICHLNERRMRHLTGL, from the coding sequence ATGAGTGACAACGGTTTGATTGTCCTTGGCCTGGACCCTGGAACGCGAGTGACAGGTTACGGGTTCGTGCGAGAGCGTTCAGGGCAGGTTGAACTGGTGGAGACCGGCACCATTCGCACCCCGGTCAAGAAGGATATGGCTGTCAGGTTGGGCGTTATTTTTGATCGGCTTCAGGAGCTGATTGAAAAACATGCACCGGCCGAGGCGGCTATTGAAAATGTATTTGTTTCCAAGAATCCCTCGTCCGCCCTGAAATTGGGGCAGGCGAGGGGTGCCTGTATGGCGGCATGTGCGACAAACGGCATCCCCATGGGCGAATACGAACCCACCAAGGTGAAGAAGAATATTGTCGGAGTGGGCAACGCCCCCAAGTCCCAGGTCGCTTTCATGGTCGCCCACACCCTTGGCGAGAAAAAACCGGATTGGCCCGAAGACGCATCCGACGCGTTGGCCATCGCCATTTGTCATTTGAATGAACGGCGTATGCGTCATCTGACGGGCTTGTAG
- the ruvA gene encoding Holliday junction branch migration protein RuvA: protein MIGYVQGTVLSADESGLVVLTPGGVGYTVAAPTSVIAKLPGKGGEVELFIHTQVAEKAIDLFGFLTADDLALFRTLISIDKLGPKKALAILSMFDADHLREIAFREDVKMLSTVPGIGPKSAKQILWNLKDKVDKIKPAVGTASVSAQQGPQGEYMDTLAGLKGLGYAEDEVRPMIIALFDEEPDLDAAGAIRAVLKKINAARS from the coding sequence ATGATCGGATATGTGCAGGGAACAGTTTTGTCGGCTGACGAAAGTGGATTGGTGGTCCTGACGCCTGGTGGCGTGGGGTATACTGTGGCCGCACCGACTTCGGTGATTGCGAAGTTGCCGGGCAAGGGCGGTGAGGTCGAGTTGTTCATTCATACGCAGGTGGCGGAGAAGGCCATTGACTTGTTTGGATTCTTGACCGCCGATGACCTTGCGTTGTTTCGGACGCTGATTTCCATCGATAAGCTGGGTCCCAAGAAGGCCTTGGCGATCTTGTCCATGTTCGACGCCGATCATTTGCGGGAAATTGCCTTTCGTGAAGACGTGAAGATGTTGTCAACGGTTCCCGGTATCGGGCCGAAATCCGCCAAACAGATTTTGTGGAATCTCAAGGACAAGGTGGACAAAATCAAACCGGCTGTCGGAACGGCTTCTGTTTCGGCCCAGCAGGGACCGCAGGGCGAATATATGGACACGCTGGCCGGGCTGAAAGGGTTGGGATATGCCGAAGATGAGGTTCGTCCGATGATTATCGCTCTTTTTGACGAAGAACCCGACCTTGATGCTGCCGGTGCCATCCGTGCGGTGCTCAAGAAAATCAATGCGGCGCGTTCATGA
- the ruvB gene encoding Holliday junction branch migration DNA helicase RuvB, translated as MSKNTLPEENVRPKSLSSFIGQEDLRSNLDVFIKAARERERSLDHTLFYGNPGLGKTTLARIMASELGVNMVSTSGPVIERAGDLAAILTNLDRGDILFIDEIHRMPATVEEVLYPAMEDFQIDLVIGSGPGARTVKLDLEPFTLVGATTRLGLLTSPLRDRFGCIFRIEFYRPEELGQIVERSATILGVEVEPEGAFAIGSRARGTPRIANRLLRRVRDYAVVHGDGVVTKELAESSLERLDVDQYGLDHMDRKILTLMVENFNGGPVGLKTIAAACAEEVRTIEDIYEPYLIQCGFLKRTPRGRVATAKAYQHLKLRMEDDRLPLL; from the coding sequence ATGAGTAAAAACACGCTCCCCGAGGAAAATGTCCGTCCGAAGAGCTTGAGTTCTTTTATCGGTCAGGAAGATTTACGCAGCAATCTTGATGTGTTTATCAAGGCCGCGCGTGAACGGGAACGCTCACTGGACCACACGCTTTTTTATGGCAATCCCGGTCTGGGAAAAACCACCTTGGCGCGGATCATGGCCAGTGAACTTGGTGTGAACATGGTGTCCACTTCCGGTCCTGTTATTGAACGGGCCGGTGATCTTGCGGCTATTTTGACCAATTTGGATCGCGGCGACATCCTCTTTATTGATGAAATTCATCGTATGCCCGCCACGGTTGAAGAAGTTTTATATCCGGCCATGGAAGATTTTCAGATTGATCTGGTGATCGGGTCCGGTCCCGGTGCGCGGACAGTGAAGCTCGATCTCGAACCCTTCACGCTCGTTGGCGCGACCACGCGGCTTGGATTATTGACGTCACCGTTGCGCGATCGATTCGGGTGTATTTTCCGCATAGAATTTTATCGCCCCGAGGAATTGGGACAGATTGTCGAACGGTCCGCGACTATCCTTGGCGTGGAGGTTGAGCCGGAAGGCGCGTTTGCCATTGGAAGCCGGGCGCGTGGTACCCCTCGTATTGCCAACCGGCTGCTTCGTCGGGTGCGAGATTATGCCGTGGTCCACGGGGATGGCGTGGTGACCAAAGAGCTTGCCGAATCCTCCCTTGAGCGACTGGATGTGGACCAATATGGACTGGACCACATGGATCGCAAGATTTTGACGCTGATGGTGGAAAATTTCAATGGCGGGCCAGTGGGACTCAAGACCATTGCCGCTGCTTGCGCCGAGGAAGTGCGCACCATCGAGGATATTTATGAGCCGTATCTCATTCAGTGCGGATTCCTGAAACGGACACCTCGTGGGCGTGTGGCAACAGCCAAGGCGTATCAACATCTCAAATTGCGTATGGAAGACGATCGACTGCCTTTGCTGTAA
- a CDS encoding rubredoxin has protein sequence MDKWECPCGYVYDPAEGDAENNIAIGTKFEDLPDDWTCPECGAEKEYFEKL, from the coding sequence ATGGACAAGTGGGAATGCCCCTGCGGGTACGTGTATGATCCGGCGGAAGGTGACGCTGAGAACAATATCGCCATCGGCACGAAATTCGAAGATTTGCCGGACGATTGGACCTGTCCGGAATGTGGTGCCGAAAAGGAATATTTCGAAAAACTCTAG
- a CDS encoding CPBP family glutamic-type intramembrane protease: MKKHPDTHRLPSLLAFLVLTFGATWTIEATLIANGMRFDTLDSLSGPALWLMGIMWIPGLAALLVTGIERKSFSALRETLRLRIGTSLGAYFLTIILVPLLFAGMYLLTWALGYGDFTPPLSQNADGVTMDSLLHVILPMSIVVGPFLNLFFGLGEEIGWRGFLLPRLMPLGKRYAYPLLGLLWGLWHAPLILAGFNYPGYPVAGILMMCLLCFAFGLFLNEMTLHYESSLLAGFIHGAVNAQGYGIWILLVPAAHPLLGGSVGLTGVIVWLVAGLICTRVLKCLN, encoded by the coding sequence ATGAAAAAACATCCTGACACCCATCGACTGCCCTCGCTTTTGGCATTTCTAGTGCTGACTTTTGGCGCGACATGGACCATTGAAGCCACACTCATCGCCAACGGAATGCGCTTTGACACCCTGGATTCCCTGTCCGGTCCCGCGCTCTGGCTCATGGGGATCATGTGGATTCCCGGACTCGCTGCCCTGTTGGTCACCGGTATCGAACGAAAATCATTCAGCGCGCTGCGGGAAACTTTACGGCTGCGTATCGGAACATCCTTGGGGGCCTATTTCCTGACCATCATCCTTGTTCCACTACTTTTCGCCGGGATGTATCTTCTCACTTGGGCATTGGGATATGGCGACTTCACGCCGCCCCTCTCTCAAAACGCCGATGGCGTGACCATGGATTCACTGCTTCACGTCATACTGCCCATGTCCATTGTGGTCGGCCCTTTCCTCAACCTCTTTTTTGGCTTGGGGGAAGAAATTGGCTGGCGGGGCTTTCTGCTCCCTCGACTCATGCCACTAGGGAAACGATACGCCTATCCACTCCTCGGCCTGCTCTGGGGGCTCTGGCACGCCCCGCTGATTCTGGCCGGATTCAACTATCCGGGATACCCCGTGGCCGGTATCCTCATGATGTGCCTTCTCTGTTTCGCGTTCGGCCTGTTTCTCAATGAAATGACCCTGCACTACGAGTCATCCCTGCTCGCGGGATTCATTCACGGCGCGGTCAATGCCCAAGGGTATGGTATCTGGATACTGCTTGTCCCAGCCGCCCATCCACTGCTTGGAGGCTCCGTCGGCCTGACCGGCGTCATCGTGTGGCTCGTCGCCGGTCTGATCTGCACACGCGTGTTGAAATGCCTCAACTGA
- a CDS encoding class II aldolase/adducin family protein — protein sequence MKQLCDMYATKLVTQGLTPPNAPLIGGLDAELVWNRQDPRTDEFAKLFETLSINSLVFSKPAEPYATILDFLANRTQQAIRPEDTETRTFLHDIPICREFSASAMTTSLKKRKAVIIPGHGIISCGTVSPEQGFVFYSSTIFACFVLFFSDYLNQLRAGTLDDEYRDAFATAVGSLPHPHTTLPNLMPGPFPDEDTALAAMAESGRHVVGYGLVDSFFGNISARLDTTLFISQTGSSLDMLEGCIDPCPMDGSATTGLTASSELSAHEDVYRRSDFDCILHGHPKFTVIMSMSCDKTDCPHRGECHIKCPECRSVDGIPIVPGEVGTGPTGLCNTLPPAMASSGAAIVHGHGLFTAGTRDFKEPFEKLLTIENTCRSRYFSLIESYEKTS from the coding sequence ATGAAACAACTCTGCGACATGTACGCGACCAAATTGGTCACGCAAGGACTGACGCCGCCCAATGCCCCGCTCATCGGCGGGCTTGACGCCGAATTGGTCTGGAACCGACAAGACCCTCGCACCGATGAATTCGCAAAACTCTTCGAGACCCTGTCCATCAATTCACTGGTCTTTTCCAAGCCAGCCGAACCCTATGCGACCATCCTCGACTTTCTGGCCAATCGCACTCAACAGGCCATTCGACCGGAAGACACGGAAACCCGGACCTTTCTCCATGACATTCCGATCTGTCGCGAATTTTCCGCCTCGGCCATGACCACCAGCCTCAAGAAACGCAAGGCAGTCATCATCCCCGGTCACGGCATCATCTCGTGCGGGACCGTCAGCCCGGAACAAGGGTTTGTCTTTTATTCCTCAACGATCTTCGCCTGCTTTGTCTTGTTCTTTTCCGACTATTTGAACCAATTGCGCGCCGGAACGCTTGATGACGAATACCGAGACGCTTTTGCGACGGCTGTAGGCTCTCTGCCACACCCTCACACGACCTTGCCGAACCTGATGCCCGGACCATTTCCCGATGAAGATACCGCCCTCGCCGCCATGGCCGAAAGCGGTCGGCATGTGGTGGGATACGGCTTGGTTGATTCCTTTTTCGGCAATATCTCAGCCCGCCTCGACACCACGCTTTTCATCTCGCAAACCGGCAGTTCTCTGGATATGCTTGAAGGCTGCATTGACCCCTGTCCCATGGACGGCAGTGCCACCACCGGACTGACCGCATCGTCGGAACTCTCGGCCCATGAGGATGTCTACCGGCGATCAGATTTCGACTGCATCCTGCACGGGCACCCGAAATTCACAGTCATCATGTCCATGAGCTGCGACAAAACCGACTGCCCGCATCGGGGCGAATGTCATATCAAATGCCCGGAATGCCGATCAGTTGACGGCATTCCCATTGTCCCGGGCGAGGTTGGCACCGGGCCGACCGGACTCTGCAACACCCTGCCCCCGGCCATGGCATCTTCCGGCGCGGCCATTGTCCACGGGCACGGACTGTTCACGGCTGGAACTCGCGATTTCAAGGAGCCGTTTGAAAAGCTGCTCACCATCGAAAACACATGCCGCTCGCGGTATTTTTCCCTGATTGAATCCTATGAAAAAACATCCTGA
- a CDS encoding aldehyde ferredoxin oxidoreductase C-terminal domain-containing protein → MKTPFGWTGTVLHINLTTQTVSLEHPDTEIYRTYLGGRGMAGHFLAPHATRHWTDPALPLLIFTGPLTGTAAPTSGRGTIMSRSPLTGAICDCSVGGTLATHLKHAGYDGLIITGHSDTPCGIEISDADVRIVPTPLWGTPIDEVFAHLESSQKHHRAMACIGPAAENGSRLASIVIDRHHAAARGGLGLIWATKHLKYLTVHGTGEVPVHDPHALDETRTDIMRLTAASPVLMGQHGFSEWGTGALFDLMDSRNMMPTDNFQKTRWPHARRCNVVAFHSAFTPTSHGCSGCHIRCKKIARNGRTMPDYEAMAHFTALIDNPDKELALSAHTLCGQLGLDPISTGATLACFREHTGEDFSSTTLLDTISAMAHDHALGQGSRRYAKAHGHPEWSMSVKGMELPAYDPRGAYGMALAYATNTRGGCHSRANALSHEILRKPVATDRFSFNGKARIIKLAEDLNAVVDSLTACRYTFLAASLEEYTKAFIAVTGVSFSGQDLLEIGERIIYNERIMNAAHGFSATDDDLPARFFTDHGTSGRGIAIPPLNRDEFYTARSRYYRIRGLDENGLPTPDTTRRLGLDR, encoded by the coding sequence ATGAAGACACCTTTCGGCTGGACAGGCACCGTCCTGCATATCAATTTGACCACTCAAACGGTCTCGCTTGAGCATCCGGACACCGAGATATACCGCACTTATCTTGGCGGTCGAGGCATGGCCGGGCACTTTCTGGCCCCGCACGCCACCCGGCACTGGACTGATCCGGCATTACCTCTCCTCATTTTCACCGGCCCACTGACCGGCACAGCTGCCCCAACATCGGGCCGTGGCACCATCATGTCCCGCTCGCCCCTGACAGGTGCCATCTGCGATTGTTCGGTCGGAGGTACCCTGGCCACGCACTTGAAACACGCCGGGTATGACGGGCTGATCATTACCGGACACAGTGACACCCCCTGCGGTATCGAAATCTCGGATGCCGATGTCCGTATCGTGCCCACGCCCCTGTGGGGCACACCAATAGACGAGGTATTCGCCCACCTCGAATCCTCCCAGAAACACCACAGAGCCATGGCCTGCATTGGCCCGGCAGCGGAAAACGGCTCCCGACTGGCCTCCATCGTCATCGATCGTCATCACGCTGCGGCACGTGGCGGCCTCGGACTGATATGGGCAACCAAGCATCTCAAATATCTCACGGTCCACGGCACGGGGGAAGTCCCGGTGCATGATCCACACGCTCTTGATGAGACCCGCACAGACATCATGCGACTGACCGCAGCCTCTCCGGTCCTGATGGGCCAGCATGGATTTTCCGAATGGGGAACTGGTGCGCTGTTTGATCTCATGGACTCCCGGAACATGATGCCGACCGACAATTTCCAAAAAACTCGCTGGCCCCACGCCCGTCGCTGCAACGTGGTTGCATTTCACTCGGCTTTTACCCCAACATCTCACGGGTGCAGCGGGTGTCATATTCGCTGCAAGAAAATCGCTCGAAACGGCCGCACCATGCCGGACTATGAAGCCATGGCACACTTCACCGCCCTGATCGACAATCCAGACAAAGAACTGGCGCTTTCCGCCCACACCCTCTGCGGCCAGCTCGGGCTGGACCCGATATCTACCGGAGCAACTTTAGCTTGTTTCAGGGAACACACTGGCGAAGATTTCTCATCAACCACACTCTTGGACACGATCTCGGCCATGGCCCACGATCACGCATTGGGACAGGGGTCACGACGATATGCCAAGGCGCATGGGCACCCGGAATGGTCCATGTCCGTCAAAGGGATGGAGCTCCCGGCCTATGACCCACGCGGAGCCTATGGTATGGCCCTGGCCTATGCCACCAATACCCGGGGGGGCTGTCATTCACGGGCCAATGCTCTGAGTCACGAAATTCTCCGAAAACCCGTTGCCACGGATCGATTTTCTTTCAATGGCAAGGCGCGCATCATCAAACTCGCCGAAGACCTGAATGCGGTGGTGGATTCCCTGACCGCCTGCCGATACACCTTTCTAGCTGCCAGTCTGGAAGAATACACCAAGGCGTTCATCGCGGTCACTGGCGTTTCCTTCTCAGGACAGGACTTGTTGGAAATCGGCGAGCGAATCATCTACAATGAACGAATCATGAATGCGGCACACGGATTCTCAGCCACAGACGACGATCTGCCAGCCCGTTTCTTTACGGACCACGGGACCTCGGGACGGGGCATTGCCATCCCGCCTCTGAACCGTGATGAATTTTATACAGCCCGGTCCAGATACTATCGTATCAGAGGCTTGGACGAAAATGGCCTGCCAACTCCAGACACCACTCGCCGACTGGGGCTTGATCGATGA
- a CDS encoding tetratricopeptide repeat protein, which yields MAEKKIDKARRNFLFGAVRRFKNEDPDQIEASTAECVDLIKQANALYVDGDFEAARDAYRDCLKSDQNDADIRYRLGVCQYRVGKYRQAKLEFERTLRIDRTYQDAFLYLGLTLVRLGKPEKAPALWSQYFNIKAVVVQRELNLQIGLLENGESDPADTIAEAVEKAIEQAGSAVG from the coding sequence ATGGCCGAAAAGAAGATAGATAAAGCCCGTCGAAATTTCCTGTTCGGGGCAGTACGTCGATTCAAAAACGAAGACCCGGATCAGATCGAAGCCTCGACCGCTGAGTGTGTGGATTTGATCAAGCAGGCCAATGCCCTGTATGTGGACGGTGACTTCGAAGCCGCGCGCGATGCGTATCGGGACTGTCTCAAATCCGACCAGAACGACGCGGATATTCGCTATCGACTGGGGGTGTGTCAGTACCGGGTCGGTAAATATCGGCAAGCCAAGTTGGAATTTGAACGGACACTGCGCATTGACCGGACTTATCAGGACGCGTTTTTGTATCTGGGGTTGACGCTGGTTCGACTCGGAAAACCGGAAAAGGCTCCGGCATTGTGGTCACAGTATTTCAACATCAAGGCTGTGGTCGTGCAACGCGAATTGAATTTACAGATCGGTTTATTGGAAAATGGGGAATCCGATCCTGCTGACACCATTGCCGAGGCCGTGGAAAAGGCCATTGAGCAAGCTGGTTCTGCGGTGGGATAA